One segment of Fusobacterium massiliense DNA contains the following:
- the thrS gene encoding threonine--tRNA ligase — MLISINGEKKEYNNNINMFEIAKGISNSLAKKSVGAKVDGKNVDMFYVLDHDATVEFIDMDSPEGEDIIRHSTAHLMAQAVMRLYPETKVTIGPVVDYGFYYDFDPVEQFTEEDIQKIEDEMKRIVKENIKLEKYVLPRDEALEYFRDVDKNKYKVEIVGAIPQTEEVSFYKQGDFTDLCRGTHVPSTGYLKAFKLRGAAGAYWRGNSKNKMLQRIYGYSFSNEARLKAHLKFMEEAEKRDHRKLGKELELFFISEYGPGFPFFLPKGMIFRNVLIDLWRKEHDKAGYQQLETPIMLNKELWETSGHWFNYRENMYTSEIDELEFAIKPMNCPGGVLSFKHQLHSYKDLPARLAELGKVHRHEFSGALHGLMRVRSFTQDDSHIFMTPDQVQDEIIGVVNLIDKFYSKLFGFEYEIELSTKPEKAIGSQEIWDMAEAALAGALDKLGRKYKINPGDGAFYGPKLDFKIKDAIGRMWQCGTIQLDFNLPERFDVTYIGEDGEKHRPVMLHRVIYGSIERFIGILIEHYAGAFPMWLAPVQVKVLTLNDECIPYAKQVMDKLQELGIRAELDDRNETIGYKIREANGRYKIPMQLIIGKNEVENNQVNIRRFGSTEQEAKSLEEFYNLVVDEAAIKFDK; from the coding sequence ATGCTAATAAGTATTAACGGTGAAAAGAAAGAGTATAATAATAATATAAATATGTTTGAGATAGCAAAAGGAATAAGTAATTCACTTGCTAAAAAATCAGTTGGAGCAAAAGTAGATGGAAAAAATGTAGATATGTTCTATGTCTTAGATCATGATGCTACAGTGGAATTTATTGATATGGATAGTCCAGAAGGAGAGGATATAATCAGACACTCAACAGCTCACTTAATGGCTCAAGCTGTTATGAGACTTTATCCAGAAACAAAAGTTACAATAGGACCAGTAGTTGATTATGGATTTTATTATGACTTCGATCCAGTAGAACAATTTACAGAAGAAGATATTCAAAAAATTGAAGATGAAATGAAAAGAATAGTGAAAGAAAATATAAAATTAGAAAAATATGTATTACCTAGAGATGAAGCTTTAGAATACTTTAGAGATGTGGATAAAAATAAGTATAAAGTTGAGATAGTTGGGGCTATTCCTCAAACAGAAGAAGTATCATTCTATAAACAAGGCGATTTTACAGATCTTTGTAGAGGAACACATGTACCATCTACAGGTTATTTAAAAGCATTTAAATTAAGAGGAGCTGCTGGGGCATATTGGAGAGGTAACTCAAAAAATAAAATGTTACAAAGAATATATGGATATTCTTTCTCAAATGAAGCTAGATTAAAAGCACATTTAAAATTTATGGAAGAAGCTGAAAAAAGAGACCACAGAAAATTAGGAAAAGAATTAGAATTATTCTTTATTAGTGAGTATGGACCAGGTTTTCCATTTTTCTTGCCAAAAGGTATGATATTTAGAAATGTGTTGATTGATTTATGGAGAAAAGAACACGATAAAGCAGGATATCAACAATTGGAAACACCTATAATGCTAAATAAAGAATTATGGGAAACTTCAGGACACTGGTTCAATTATAGAGAAAATATGTACACTTCAGAAATTGATGAATTAGAATTTGCTATAAAACCGATGAACTGTCCAGGAGGAGTATTATCATTTAAACATCAATTACATTCATATAAAGATCTACCGGCAAGACTTGCTGAACTAGGAAAAGTACATAGACATGAATTTTCTGGAGCCTTACATGGACTTATGAGAGTAAGATCATTTACTCAAGATGACTCTCATATATTTATGACACCTGATCAAGTTCAAGATGAAATAATTGGGGTAGTAAATCTTATAGATAAATTTTATAGTAAATTATTTGGTTTTGAATACGAAATAGAATTATCAACAAAACCAGAAAAAGCAATAGGATCTCAAGAAATTTGGGATATGGCTGAAGCTGCTCTTGCAGGGGCATTGGATAAATTGGGAAGAAAGTATAAAATTAATCCAGGAGATGGAGCTTTCTATGGTCCTAAATTAGATTTTAAAATAAAAGATGCTATTGGAAGAATGTGGCAATGTGGAACTATCCAATTAGATTTCAATTTACCAGAAAGATTCGATGTAACTTATATTGGTGAAGATGGAGAAAAACATAGACCAGTAATGTTACACAGAGTTATTTATGGTTCAATAGAAAGATTTATAGGAATATTAATAGAACACTATGCAGGAGCATTCCCTATGTGGCTTGCACCGGTTCAAGTTAAAGTTTTAACTCTTAACGATGAATGTATTCCTTATGCAAAACAAGTTATGGATAAATTACAAGAATTAGGAATAAGAGCAGAGCTTGATGATAGAAATGAAACAATAGGATATAAGATAAGAGAAGCAAATGGTAGATATAAAATACCTATGCAACTTATAATTGGAAAAAATGAAGTTGAAAATAATCAAGTAAATATAAGAAGATTTGGTTCTACAGAACAAGAAGCTAAGTCTCTTGAAGAATTTTATAATTTGGTTGTTGATGAAGCAGCTATAAAATTTGATAAATAA